A region of the Saccharomyces cerevisiae S288C chromosome II, complete sequence genome:
GGACATTTTGGTTTACCACCTACCAAAGCGCACCAAAGCGGCTAATAGGGAGTCTATGGGAACAAAAACTTATGGACTAGTAAGGAACTTTACCAGTGACCTGAACACATTACCAGATATCTCAAATTGGCTATATCATTTGCACTGCACCTATGGTGAAATATCAAGTCATATATTAACAGGAAATGTCCATTTTAAAGAGGAGCTACaagtagaagaagaacaagagcGAAGTCGTGATACAAACGGAAGAGACGAAGAGGAATCACAGGAGCAACAGCGACGGGAGCACCAAGAGACTACGCAAAACAATACAAGCGAACTCTCTCTATCGGAAAGAGTGATACACAACGTAACACTCCCCATTTCTTTTGCATACGACGCTATACATGAAGTGAGTACCACGACTGGTGTTTCGGGTAGCTTATCCATGATAATGGACTATGTACCGAAGCCCCATTGGCCGTTCATTTCATCCTCTAACAAAAGTGCCGACAAAAATAATTACTCAAATAGCAATGATAACGCAAATTCGAATGCCCCACTGATGGCGCAATCAGAGGCTGTTGGAGGGACGATAGGCAACTCGAGATTTGGTTTCCTAATTTCCCCATTGAATTCAGACCTGTTGCCATCATCATACCAAGCCCTGAAACTGAATTTGAACTTTGAAAACTCCAAAGACAAGGAGGATTTTTATAATTGCCTATTTTGGTActttgatgattttttaattgtAATTGTCTGTGATCCGGACTTCAACAAGATTTGTGAAAGAGACTATCTAAAGGACTTGAGCTTCCAATTGTGTCAGAGTATGGAATGCCTAAACAATGAGATTTTAAACTCTCAAAATTGCGATAACGTGGAATCCTTTGCTTATGTGATCAGAGATAACGTCACCAAAGAAATCGACTCGTCCGTTCCATTTGGGTCTCCAAAATTTACTTCGGATGAAAGCATTTCAACTTTACAACTAGCAATTAACGGTATAGATCAGTTCATTAACGATAATTCAAATTCCCTATCGCTTGCTAATTGGAATCCAATAACTATTATGGGTGGCTCAAATGCTatcagcaaaaaaaatactacaGAAGGATTTGGAAACGGGGTAAACGATAAGactcaaaaattcaaaagaaaatatctgaatttcttgaatttaaTGAGCGCAGAAAAGTTATGGGACTTACAGGTTGACGTCTTACAGTTCTTGACTAGTTTACAGAACTCAAAGAGAGACCCAGATTATTTTCAGGAGGAGAGGTTAttaaaattgaacaatGGTGTTTTATGctatatcaaagaaaacaattcaaacttaattattattattaaaaactGGTTTCAAAATAACGGCACGTCAAAGGCTGCAAAACAAAGGAACCGTTTTAGTTCAGATTCCTCTAAGGGAAGTTCATTGTTTCAAAGTTTAGGTCGTGACGTGACTGACTGGTGGGAATCCAGggaaatttaaaaatgtaACGTTTAGCATTTGATAGACatagaataaaaataagtaactataaaaaaaggaaaaaaaaaattgggCAAAATAGGGATCATATTATAACTATTTATATACAGATTCGaaatatgaagaagagaCTATGAAAGGTGGGTGAATATCAatattaaataaaaatcaaacaatGATTGAAAAAACGGTAAAAGATCATAAAAAGCCCTCCAGGTAATATGTCAATAAGTAAATATACTTTATCGAAGGaaagatcaaaaaaaaaaaaaaaaaaaaatgcaaacgAACATAGCCAAAGGACCACAAT
Encoded here:
- the CCZ1 gene encoding Ccz1p (Subunit of a heterodimeric guanine nucleotide exchange factor (GEF); subunit of the Mon1-Ccz1 GEF complex, which stimulates nucleotide exchange and activation of Ypt7p, a Rab family GTPase involved in membrane tethering and fusion events at the late endosome and vacuole; GEF activity is stimulated by membrane association and anionic phospholipids; involved in localizing Ypt7p to the vacuolar membrane; required for macroautophagy, the CVT pathway and mitophagy) gives rise to the protein MRLHYITVFDPSRSTNENDTFKQLLLFHYFGTTDSIPSLNEKLSIIGVIQGIWSLTSSCVNKDGEDLEKIIELNNDIIFCIKVESRFFISLAISNISDDQSAIPLQYLSAYLWLSYRFFKLLNGSFSGFNKDFRKLTDLLNEFVIPFWNDIYLNLETVTNRSFTVMWPGFYKRANFQHSSYNPGEKNNVEESWDAIILQNILLDKKSYLGLKDILVYHLPKRTKAANRESMGTKTYGLVRNFTSDLNTLPDISNWLYHLHCTYGEISSHILTGNVHFKEELQVEEEQERSRDTNGRDEEESQEQQRREHQETTQNNTSELSLSERVIHNVTLPISFAYDAIHEVSTTTGVSGSLSMIMDYVPKPHWPFISSSNKSADKNNYSNSNDNANSNAPLMAQSEAVGGTIGNSRFGFLISPLNSDLLPSSYQALKLNLNFENSKDKEDFYNCLFWYFDDFLIVIVCDPDFNKICERDYLKDLSFQLCQSMECLNNEILNSQNCDNVESFAYVIRDNVTKEIDSSVPFGSPKFTSDESISTLQLAINGIDQFINDNSNSLSLANWNPITIMGGSNAISKKNTTEGFGNGVNDKTQKFKRKYLNFLNLMSAEKLWDLQVDVLQFLTSLQNSKRDPDYFQEERLLKLNNGVLCYIKENNSNLIIIIKNWFQNNGTSKAAKQRNRFSSDSSKGSSLFQSLGRDVTDWWESREI